In Oncorhynchus tshawytscha isolate Ot180627B linkage group LG28, Otsh_v2.0, whole genome shotgun sequence, a genomic segment contains:
- the LOC112226792 gene encoding guanylate kinase isoform X2 has product MRDYNKEKAMAGPRPVVLSGPSGAGKSTLLKNLLKEYEGVFGFSVSHTTRSPRPGEENGKDYHYVTREYMQASIDKGEFIESAVFSGNMYGTSKASVQAVKDKNLICILDIDMQGVRAVKTTDLNPIYISIQPPSMNILEKRLRDRNTESEESLQKRLDAAQVDMEISKEPGIFDIVVVNDNLDDAYGKLKDALIEEIKKVQKNNLS; this is encoded by the exons ctaTGGCAGGACCCAGGCCAGTGGTGCTGAGTGGCCCGTCAGGGGCTGGGAAGAGCACGCTGCTCAAGAACCTGCTCAAGGAGTACGAGGGCGTGTTTGGCTTCAGTGTCTCGC ATACAACAAGGAGCCCTCGTCCTGGTGAAGAGAATGGCAAAG ATTACCATTATGTTACAAGGGAGTATATGCAGGCCAGCATCGACAAAGGGGAGTTCATTGAGAGCGCAGTGTTTTCGGGGAACATGTACGGGACGAGCAAGGCCTCGGTGCAGGCCGTTAAAGACAAGAACCTGATCTGCATCCTGGACATCGACATGCAGGGCGTTAGGGCTGTCAAGACGacagacctcaaccccatctacaTCTCGATCCAGCCTCCGTCCATGAACATACTG GAGAAACGTTTAAGGGACAGAAATACTGAGTCAGAGGAGAGCCTCCAGAAACGTTTAGATGCTGCTCAGGTGGACATGGAGATAA GCAAGGAACCTGGCATATTTGACATTGTCGTTGTCAATGATAATCTCGACGATGCCTATGGGAAGTTGAAAGACGCCCTTATTGAG GAAATCAAAAAAGTTCAGAAAAACAACTTGTCTTAA
- the LOC112226792 gene encoding guanylate kinase isoform X3: MAGPRPVVLSGPSGAGKSTLLKNLLKEYEGVFGFSVSHTTRSPRPGEENGKDYHYVTREYMQASIDKGEFIESAVFSGNMYGTSKASVQAVKDKNLICILDIDMQGVRAVKTTDLNPIYISIQPPSMNILEKRLRDRNTESEESLQKRLDAAQVDMEISKEPGIFDIVVVNDNLDDAYGKLKDALIEEIKKVQKNNLS; the protein is encoded by the exons aTGGCAGGACCCAGGCCAGTGGTGCTGAGTGGCCCGTCAGGGGCTGGGAAGAGCACGCTGCTCAAGAACCTGCTCAAGGAGTACGAGGGCGTGTTTGGCTTCAGTGTCTCGC ATACAACAAGGAGCCCTCGTCCTGGTGAAGAGAATGGCAAAG ATTACCATTATGTTACAAGGGAGTATATGCAGGCCAGCATCGACAAAGGGGAGTTCATTGAGAGCGCAGTGTTTTCGGGGAACATGTACGGGACGAGCAAGGCCTCGGTGCAGGCCGTTAAAGACAAGAACCTGATCTGCATCCTGGACATCGACATGCAGGGCGTTAGGGCTGTCAAGACGacagacctcaaccccatctacaTCTCGATCCAGCCTCCGTCCATGAACATACTG GAGAAACGTTTAAGGGACAGAAATACTGAGTCAGAGGAGAGCCTCCAGAAACGTTTAGATGCTGCTCAGGTGGACATGGAGATAA GCAAGGAACCTGGCATATTTGACATTGTCGTTGTCAATGATAATCTCGACGATGCCTATGGGAAGTTGAAAGACGCCCTTATTGAG GAAATCAAAAAAGTTCAGAAAAACAACTTGTCTTAA
- the LOC112226792 gene encoding guanylate kinase isoform X1 produces the protein MYMRHFFRLFSAMAGPRPVVLSGPSGAGKSTLLKNLLKEYEGVFGFSVSHTTRSPRPGEENGKDYHYVTREYMQASIDKGEFIESAVFSGNMYGTSKASVQAVKDKNLICILDIDMQGVRAVKTTDLNPIYISIQPPSMNILEKRLRDRNTESEESLQKRLDAAQVDMEISKEPGIFDIVVVNDNLDDAYGKLKDALIEEIKKVQKNNLS, from the exons ctaTGGCAGGACCCAGGCCAGTGGTGCTGAGTGGCCCGTCAGGGGCTGGGAAGAGCACGCTGCTCAAGAACCTGCTCAAGGAGTACGAGGGCGTGTTTGGCTTCAGTGTCTCGC ATACAACAAGGAGCCCTCGTCCTGGTGAAGAGAATGGCAAAG ATTACCATTATGTTACAAGGGAGTATATGCAGGCCAGCATCGACAAAGGGGAGTTCATTGAGAGCGCAGTGTTTTCGGGGAACATGTACGGGACGAGCAAGGCCTCGGTGCAGGCCGTTAAAGACAAGAACCTGATCTGCATCCTGGACATCGACATGCAGGGCGTTAGGGCTGTCAAGACGacagacctcaaccccatctacaTCTCGATCCAGCCTCCGTCCATGAACATACTG GAGAAACGTTTAAGGGACAGAAATACTGAGTCAGAGGAGAGCCTCCAGAAACGTTTAGATGCTGCTCAGGTGGACATGGAGATAA GCAAGGAACCTGGCATATTTGACATTGTCGTTGTCAATGATAATCTCGACGATGCCTATGGGAAGTTGAAAGACGCCCTTATTGAG GAAATCAAAAAAGTTCAGAAAAACAACTTGTCTTAA